Below is a window of Chitinophaga flava DNA.
TCGTGGCTCCCATTCTGTCTTTCCTGGTAGACAAATATCAGTCGGTACTGTTTGGTCAGTTCCAGATAGGCCTGGAGCTGCTGATCATCAACGGTCTGTTTACCTATATTGGGTTGTTGATGATTTCAAAGAAGAACGATTAATACACAACTGCCTTATTTCATAAAGAAGCGGCGGAGCAATATGCTTCGCCGCTTCTTTATGGGTTTTATTCATCAAGATCCCGTGACTTATTGAGGTGATGCAGTTCCAGAATAGTAGTCCTTCCGTTATCACTCTCCCGGTACATGGATACAAATTTGCGGTTGAACAGAATTTCATCGTAGGTGTAGGAAGTACGTTGCAATACCGTATTGGCATATATGTCGTTAAATCCTTTCACCAACACATAAATTTCCACATCTGCATTCCGCATATCATCGGCGTTAAACCCCAGCAGCGGGCTGTTGTCATCGATCGGGTGTACGACGGTCCAGTTCATGGAAAGGCTATCAATTTTTCCTCTTTCCAGTGGCAGGTTATAAAATTTGTAGACCGGCGCACCATTTTCCACTATTTGCAAGCCCATGGTCACCGTTACGTCTACATTGGTTAGTGTCTGATTCTCTTTATAGGAAGCGAAGCGGAACATCAGACCTGTCGTTTCCCGGTAGGGACATATCAGCGCATTGTCGCTGAAAACCAAGTGAGCCCTGGGTTTGGAGAAACGGCCATACATCAGACCTGTGGCCACGGCAAAAGACAGAAAGCCAGACATCGCCTCGATGGCGGCCACAATATTTGCACCATCACCAATAGGATTGACACGGCCATAACCCACGGTGGTAAATGTTTCCGTGCTGAAGAAAAACACCTCTTTGAAGCGCGCCCATTTTGTTGCGCCGATGATGCCCTGTAGCTGGTCTGTGCCGATC
It encodes the following:
- a CDS encoding ion channel; protein product: MSLLKRINPFSKLNDDTGFGTNPNGYGGRFVNRDGSFNIRREGRPFWDRFSVYYMLLNLSAWKFICVILLFYFTINLFYTGIYWMIGTDQLQGIIGATKWARFKEVFFFSTETFTTVGYGRVNPIGDGANIVAAIEAMSGFLSFAVATGLMYGRFSKPRAHLVFSDNALICPYRETTGLMFRFASYKENQTLTNVDVTVTMGLQIVENGAPVYKFYNLPLERGKIDSLSMNWTVVHPIDDNSPLLGFNADDMRNADVEIYVLVKGFNDIYANTVLQRTSYTYDEILFNRKFVSMYRESDNGRTTILELHHLNKSRDLDE